A window of Tatumella citrea genomic DNA:
TCCATGATCGAAAAACCGACTGTCTGGCGGGGATCCAGAGAAGCGTAAGGGTCCTGGAAGATAAACTGGATATCACGGCGCAGATGCGCCAGTGCTGATCCGGACAATGTATCGATACGCTGTCCGTTAAAAGTGATCGATCCCCCCTGACTTTCCACCAGTCTCAGCAGTGAACGGCCGGTGGTGGATTTACCACAACCGGATTCGCCGACCAGAGCCAGGGTTTCCCCGGCATATAAATCGAAACTGACATGTTCCACCGCGTGAACCTGACGCTCTACCCGGTTCAGCCAGCCGCCACGGATATCAAAGCGGGTAACCAGATCGCGGACCTGCAATACCGGAGGAGCATCGCGTTTTACGGTATCCGGCTGACTGCTGGCAGCTGCCACCACGTCCCCCGGCAAAGAAAATTTGGCTGGCAGAGGCTGGCCGTGCATCGCTCCCAGAGTAGGGACTGCTGCCAGTAACGCACGGGTATATTCCTGTTGTGGATCCTGGAACAGCTGGCGCAACGGGGCGGTTTCCACCTGCTTGCCCTGATGCATAACGGTAACGCGGTCGGCCATTTCCGCCACCACTCCCATATCGTGGGTGATAAAAATCACCCCCATATGCATATCTTTTTGCAGTTCGCGGATCAGATTCAGGATCTGCGCCTGTACAGTGACATCCAGTGCGGTGGTGGGTTCATCGGCAATCAGCAGCGCCGGGCGACAACTCAGTGCCATAGCAATCATCACCCGCTGGCGCATGCCACCGGACAGCTGGTGGGGATAGCGGGTCATGGTATCGGCGGCTGCCGGTATCCGTACCCGTTCCAGTAATTCGCGGGCCTCTTTCCATGCCTGGCTGGCGCTTTTTCCCTGATGCAGACGTAACGATTCGGCAATCTGCTCGCCGACTGGAAACACCGGGTTCAGAGAAGTCATTGGTTCCTGAAAGATCATGGCGATATCAGCGCCACGGATCGTCCGTAGCTGTTGTTGATCGGCATTGCCCAGATCAAACAGTGATCCGTCCCTGCGTCTCAACCAGCGATCACCGGTGACTTCGCCCCCTGCCTGCTGGATCAATCCCATCAACGCCAGTGAAGTCACCGACTTTCCGGAGCCGGACTCACCCACCAGTGCCAGGGTTTCTCCATGGCTGACAGACAGCGACAACTGCTCTACGGCCTGAAATATCTGGTTGTCACGGCGAAAAGAGACCGCAAGGTTTTCCGCCAGCAGCACCCGGTCAGGGTCATGGAGCATTGTCGTATGTATATCAGTCATGGCAGCTCCTCAGAGTGCGGGCGGATTACGATAAATAGCGACCTGCGGCGGTTCATCACCTTGTGCCGAGGCGCGGTACATCCCTTCGCTGTTAAACGGCAGGGCGATATTGCCGGCGGCATCGATAGCAATCAGACCGCCTTCGCCGTTCAGTTCAGCAATGGTTTGCATCAGATGCTCACAGGCAGCGTCCAGTGATCGGCCGGCATAATTGATTTGTGCCGAAACGTCATATCCGGCCTGCGCCAGAATAAATACCTCACCGGTTCCGGTGCAGGAAACTGCCACCTGCTTATCAGCATAGCAGCCTGCGCCGGGCAGGGGGGTATCGCCGACACGACCCACCCGTTTATTGGTCAGGCCACCGGTGGATGTGGCCGAGGCCAGATTGCCGTCAGCATCCAGCGCAACAGCGCCCACTGTGCCGAATTTGCTTTTTGGATCAATAGGATCACCTGAGGCTACGGCGGAGGCTCCGTCATGATCGCGCAGAATACTGTCATTTTGTAATGCCTGTTGCAGCTGGGCAAAACGTTCGGGGGTAGAGAAAAAGTCAGGGCTGACCTGTTCGAGCCCTTGTTCGGCGGCGAACGCATCGGCACCCTGGCCAGCCAGAATCACATGAGGACTGTGTTCCAGCACAGCACGTGCCGCCAACACCGGATTTCGCACCTGGCTGACAGCTGCGACCGCGCCGGCCTGGCGGGTACGACCATCCATCACACAGGCATCCAGCTCATGGGTGGCTTTGTGGGTAAAGACTGATCCTTTACCGGCATTAAATAACGGGCACTCTTCCAGCAACCGTACTGCTTCGGTCACGGCATCCAGTGCGCTGCCGCCTGCCGTCAGAATCTGTTGCCCGGCACTGACGATATCCAGCAGGGCCTGGCGGTAGAGTTGTTCTTTTTCCGGGCTGAGTGCGCTGCGGGTAATTGTCCCTGCGCCGCCATGAATTGCTATCGCGGTTTTCAAACGTTGCTGTCCTGTCATAGAGAATATAATAAGTTATAGTTATTTATGATTTTTTATACTTTTTGACTATAAAAACTGCAGCCCGGCTTGTAAAGCCTGCTCTGTGTTCGGGCTAATACCCTTTTGTTATGAAAAGTAAAAAAAAAAGCTAACAAAACCTGATGGGTGCGGGGGAAATGGCTGAGGGGAGAGCAGGCCCGGTGCTGCGGGCCTGTGTCTGACCGGAAAATTTACGGCTTAGCGGTACACTATCCCGCCATCGGTAAGGATAGCCTGACCGGTAATATAGTCGGAATCATCGCTGGCAAGGAAGGAGACCAGTGCTGCCACGTCGTCCGGAGTTTGTGCCCGACCGAGTGCGATACCCTCAACATATTTTTTATAAGTTTCACCGACCGGAGCGCCGGTAATTTCAGAGAAACGCTGATCAATTTCGACCCACATATCTGTGCCGACAATTCCCGGGCAGTAAGCGTTTACTGTAATTCCGGCGCTGGCGTACTCTTTAGCCGCGGCCTGAGTCAGGGCGCGTACTGCAAATTTAGTGGCGGAATAGACTCCCAGCAGTGCAAAACCATCGTGTCCGGCAATCGACGAGGCATTTATAATTTTGCCTTTCTGTTTACGCTGCTTAAATTTGGCGGCTGCAGCCTGAATACCCCAGGTAACCCCGCCAATATTAATCCGCAAAATCCGGTCGAGATCTTCCGGCTGTACATCGGCAATCGCTTTTACCTGCGCAATCCCGGCATTATTGATAATGACGTCAAAACCGCCGAGTGCCTGTTCGGCGTGATCGACCGCGGCGTACACCTGGTCACGCTGGCTGACATCGGCGCTAAATACGGTGGTTTTTACCCCTTTCGCTGCCACTTCCTGCTGAACTGCCGCCAGTTTATCGGCGTTCAGATCGACCAGAGCCAGATTAACCCCTTCCTCCGCCAGACGCAGGGCAATACCACGACCAATTCCCTGAGCTGCACCAGTCACTAATGCTGTCTTACCTTTCAGTCCACGAGCCATATCGTCCTCTCATTACGTATCAGGATGTGAGTAACATATTAGATCTGCTGATTGATATAAGCTTGATGCGAATCAACCTTTCGACTGTGCAGAAAGGCCTTGCTAAAGGAAAGTATTTTTTGTCTGTTTTTTGATCACTGCATTTCTTTTTATTTCATTTGGTTAATCTAAAAATCGCAACCGCTTGCCGGAAATCATTTATCTCAGTTAACCGGAGGTTTGTAGCAGGGGATAATTTTGTATTAGCAGGGATTAATCGTTTCATGCTCCGGCCGGGGCCAGAGCACAGGGGGAAAAAAGGAAAAAAATGCCAGCCTGAACGGCTAGTCGGCGCTGAGTTGCGGGGTGGAAAAACGACGATTTTCCAGCACCGGAACGATCTGTCTGGCATAACTTAATCGTTGTGGATCGATATCGGCAAACAGGAGTCCCGGGGCTTCTCCGGCACTGGCAATGATGACTCCTAACGGATCAGCCACCAGGCTGTTACCGATATTTTTGGGGCCACATTCACCCACCGCGACCATATAACAGGTATTTTCCAGTGCCCGGGTGGTGGTCAGCAGTTCCCAGTGCCGTTCCTTCAGCGGCCCGCGCAGCCAGGCGGATGGCAGGACCAGCACATCGGCTCCGTCCAGTGCCAGACGGCGTGCCAGTTCCGGAAAACGCACGTCATAACAGATCATCAGGCCGACCTGCAAACCGGCGACCTCAATCAGTGGCGGCACCTGCTGACCGGCATCGACCCTCGCTGACTCCTGCACCGCAAAGGCATCGTACAGATGCAGTTTCTGGTAGCGCGCGACAATGTCCCCGTGACGCAAGGCAAACAGGGTATTTACCGCTCGGTGGTCGGCGGCAGGCACATGCTGGGTAAAAATGGTCGTGAGATGACTACCACGGCTGGCAGCCAGCAGGCTTTGCAGAAACGGGCCGTCTTCCGGCTGAGCTGCATCAATAACATAACCCGGCTGAGTATTATCTCTGGCAAGAATTGCTTCCGGCATCACCAGCAAATCGGCCCCGGCGGCAGAGGCCTGCTGCATCAGTGTCTGACAAACTGTGGCATTTTCCTGCCAGTCACGGCTGACGGCAAACTGCCCGAGTGCAACTTTCATAACCCTGTCCTGTATCGCGCGAATTTATTTTATCATAGAGAAATCCGCATAACGGAGCCATAGCCGGGTGGCAGGGAATTTAACCCTGCATCCAGTCAGCGATGATCCCGGCGTACAGCGTTTCGGCCTGCGCCAGTTTTTCCAGTTCACAATATTCGTCGGTCTGGTGAGCCATCGACGGTTCTCCGGGCCCCAGGATCAGACAGGGAGGATGATTCAGTGCCGGTAATAGCAGTGAGGCATCGGTGAAATAGGGCACAATCCGGGGTTCCGGTGGCTGGTCATGATATGGCCGGGACAGTTCGCAGACCTTCTGCACCCAGGGCCACTCTGCATCACTCAGTACCGCAGGCAGATCGACCAGTGAAGTCATTAGTACGCTATCTCCCAGATAATCGTGCAGGCGCTGGCAGATATCGGCATGTTGCAGATTGGGGGCAGTACGAATATCGACGTCAAAACTGGTGCTGTCCGGCACTGAATTAATATTTAGCCCGCCACTGATTCGCCCGACATTGAGCGTTGGCTTACGCATCAGCGGATGATCAGGGCCCACCTGAAAGTGCTGAATTTTTTGCAGTGCATCCGCAGCCAGATAGATGGCATTGATGCCCAGCTCCGGCATTGCGCCGTGGGCGGTTTTACCACGGGTTTCACAACGCAGCCATAATGCACCTTTATGCCCCAGAACCGGATAGTTCGCTGTTGGTTCGCCGACGATCAGCGCACCAACTTCCGGTAAAGTTACCTGCTCCATCAGTGCTCTGGCACCATCACAGCCGGTTTCTTCACCGCCGGTCAGCAGTAACACTACCCCGGAGCCGGCTGAGATAGCCTCGCGCTGACCAAGACAGGCATGGATAAAGGCCGCAACGGCAGCTTTCATATCACTGGAGCCGCGTCCGTAAACCCGTCCGTCGCAGACATCCGCACCAAACGGGTCATACAGCCACTCACTGTTGCCCAGCGGAACGGTATCCAGATGGCCGGTAAAAGCGAGTGGTGCTCTGGGCCCATGCCCCGGCAGGCTGGCTATCAGGTTAAACCGCTTTTCACCGAACGGGTACAGTGTGACCTGAAACCCCTGTTGCTCCAGCCAGTCTGCCAGAAAAGTCATACAGGCTTGTTCGTCGCCCGGCGGGTTTATAGTGTTAAATCCTAACAGCTGGCGGGTTAGTTGCAGGGCAGGGCTGTCCATCCGGATCTCCTAAAAATATCCGCCGTAGCGGGTCAGGGGGGAGTGATTACGTTAACACCGAACTCAGCCAGTTGTCGTGCCAGTTCTGCCGGTAAAGGACGGTCTGTAATCAGAGCTTCAAACGCTTCTATACCCGCGACCCGGGCAGGCAGCACTTTGCCAAATTTGCTGCTGTCCATCACCAGCACTTTACGGCGGGCACGCTGTAATGCACGGTGTTTCATTGGCAATTCATTAACATTAAAACAGGTTGCCCCTTGCTGCTCATCCAGCCCGGCCGCAGAGATAAATGCTAATGTCGGGCAAAAATCTTCCAGCATCTGATGCAGCCCCACCGGGGTGAAAATCGCATTATCAGGATGAAACTCTCCGCCACTCAGGATAACGCGACAGGCTGGTTTTTCCTGTAAGGCCAGAAAGGTATTCATTGATGCACAAAGCGCAGTGAACGGCAGTGCTGCATCAATCGCAGAGACAATCCGCGCGGTAGTGGTGCCGCAGTCAAAAAATACCGTATCGTCCTTGCCAACCAACGAGGCTGCCAGCAACGCTATTTGCTGTTTTTGCTCTGTATGCTGGTTTTGCTGGTCCGAAATAAAGTAGCGTTCCGGTTCCTGGCGGGTCGCGCTGACAATATAACCGCCCAGCAGCAACAGCTGTTGCGGATAATGACTGAGATCGCGGCGAATCGTCATCCCCGAAACCCCCAGCAATTCTGCAGCATTATTCAGATGGATGCGTTCCGAAACTCTGATTTCCTGCAACAGGATTTGTATGCGTTCTTCGCGTTTTGTTTCCATAACTCTGTCAGTCCTGATGATCAGCGGTAGTAAGGTTAATCAAACATTATCTTTCAGGATTATGCGCAGGTTACGGCGGGGAGTACAAATGGTACTGGTCGGGAGAAAATTTTTGATTATCAGGCAGGAAGGTGATCCTGCCGGCAAACTTCGGCAGGATAAGCAAGGTCTGTCAGGTCTCTTCGTCTTCGGCTTTCTTGTACGGGAACTTAATATGGCCGTAGCGGACAATCAGTACTGCCACGCCAAGTAGCACAATAGCCAGTGAGTACCAGACAATATCCTGCGGGCGAATATCACTGGGTTCGGTCATCAGATGGCGCGCAATGCCGACCATCGCAATATACAGCGGCATACGTACCGGCAACTGACCCATTTTCCAGTAGGTTTCTGTCATGGAAATAAATTCCAGATACATAAACAGCAGTAAAATATCGCTGACCGTAATATGCCTGTCGATCACCATGCTCACCACATGACTGAGTGAGGCAAAGATAGTCGACAGCAGGATAATCACTAACCCGCCTTTTTCTACCATCGAATGGATACTTCCGGGGAACTTCATCTTCAATCTCCGCAATTAAAACTGGCATTTATAGCGCCACAGCAGATTGATTTTATAAAAATTTATTCTCTCAGGGGAAAAATTACTGCTACCAGCTATTGCAGGGCAGACTGCCCCTGTGACTAACCGGCTGTCGGCCATCACAGCGCCTGCATGGACTTGCCAGCTAAAGTTGCGGTGATTGCTGTAAAAAACAGCAACTAAACCCCGAATGCTGGATAAGCAGCCACAGATACCTTATAATCCCCGCCACTCAAAGGCCCCTTAGCTCAGTGGTTAGAGCAGGCGACTCATAATCGCTTGGTCCCCCGTTCAAACCGGGGAGGGGCCACCAGAATTATCAGGGACTTAGCTTAGAAATAAGCTGGGTCCTTTTGTTTTCTGGCTTACAGCTAATGGAGTGGATGATGTAATTGCCCAATCCCTGGCTTTGGGACGCCATCATTGCTTCTATTGGCCATTCAACACACTATCTGGCTCGCTTAACCACTAAGAGCTGCCCATAAATTCAAAATCTATTCATTATGAGTTGCCTGTATTACCTTAATAATATGGTCCCCCAGTTGGCGGGTATTTTTCTCGGCTCCAGCACTATTTAGCAGGCTTACATTCAGCTCAGCGGCTATTTGACGAAGAATAGGTTTAACAATAGATACTTGTTCTCCGTCATCAAGGACAGCAATCGTACTGTTTTCATACTGTTAAGTTACAGTATATTTTCCAAACCGAACTTCATTGATTACTTCCATCTCGTCCAAAGGTCGAATTCCACGGCCTGGTGCTCTTTCCCGGGTGTAAAAACTATACAGGTTCCCCTTATCTCGCATCTGTGGAATCACTGCTTCAAGAAGATCATCCACCAGAATGTCAATTTCAAGGGCATTAATGTTTATTCTTAAAATCACAATGCGGTAAACAAATTGCAAAGTTGATTTATTAAAACTGACATGGCTGCTGGTGGTGATTGTTTTAACTGAAATTCTTTCACCTCCGGCGCTAATTACGTCATATCCTCTTTGGTTGTTTTCGGGTGCCATCTGCCCGTAGGTAAACATGGCGGTATAAAGTTCACCTATACGGCCAGTTAAGTGCGTTAGCTCCTGAGCCGCGACTCCCCATGACAGTTCCTGCTGAAGCCATTCGAGATTTTTGCCGAGAGACTGGATAATTTGAAACTGAGTTAAGGCCATAAGAACATCCTTGATAAGTCAAAATGCTTAAAACAACGCATAGAAAATGCCCTGTATTCTAAAATCACTTCTGGGGGCTATATATGAACGTTAACCAGCTGTTTATCACGAATGCGAGCCGTAGTATTGGTGATAAAAATTATTAAGATAAATATCTTATGAGTTGATGGTAAATGTTGATATAGACCGGATAAACCTGAGTAAACTTTTAGTCAGAGGCTGTGCAAGATCACTGTTGAACGCTGATAACATGCCAACTCAGGATTAGTGCAGTGGTTAGCTGTAGGCCAGAGTTCCCCCTGGCCCCCCATAACGTTATTAAAAATCCACCATCACAGTATGCCCGTCAATAATTTCGAGAACCGTATCAAGGAACATTCTGGATTCTTGCGGTTCCGTGGCATCTCGTAAGTATTTAGGAATGCGTTCAACAAATTCGGATTTAGAAAGAGGCTGGTGCTCGACCAGAGCTTCAATCATTGATTGTCTCAATAAACGATGCTCTGAGGAAACATCAGGAAACTCAGCTGCAATTATTTCCTGAGCAAACCGTTCCAGACGAGAATGCAAAGACTCGGAAATATCGTTATAACCGGTAATACCCTTGGCTTTATCACTTTTATCATCAACCAATACATCAGAGAACTGCTCTTCAACTATGACTGATGCAGCCGTAATTGGTGTTTTGAGTTGATTCAACTCCCGGATAATAGGTCCAAGAACTTCATCGGGATTACTGAACCAGTCTGTTGACCATATACGGGAAATTTTCCAACCTAAGCGTTCCAAAACCTCTTGTCGCAAACGGTCACGGTCACGGGCTGATTTGGCTGAATGATAGGTTGCGCCATCACACTCAATCCCCATCAGATAACGACCAGGTTTACCCGGATCCCGCACGGCAATATCAATAAAGAAGCCTGCAACCCCTACCTGAGGCTCGCAGTCAAAACCAGCTATTTTCAAGGCTTCAATAACTGAGATCTCGAAATCACTATCCGGGGCCTTGCCTGTAGAAATACCCACGCCATCCATGTTGCCCTTTTCAGCAAAATGCAGGAAACCGCGTAAAGCTTTAACACCTCGTTTGGTACTCTCTGCGACCTGAATATCATCAGCATGCATTGAGCTGAATACGTGCATGCGTTTACGGGAACGCGTGAAAAGCACATTTAAGCGGCGCCAGCCCACATCAGAGTTGATAGGTCCAAAGCGTTGAAATACGCGTCCACCTGCCTCTCCAGGCCCATAGGTAAAGGAGATGAATATAACGTCTCGCTCATCACCCTGAACATTCTCCAGGTTTTTAATAAACAGCGGGTCGGCATGAGTTCTGAGCTTGCCAATCGCCACTTCCATTTGTGGATTCTCACGACAAAGTTCATCAACCGCCCGCTCTATTTGGTCACGCTGTTTGGAGTTCATTGCCACGACACCCAATGACTGCTGCGGATACTTTTCCGCATGCTGAGCCACGGCTAAAGCGATAACCCGGGCTTCTTCTATATTGTGCTGATTAACAAAACGGCCATTCTTTACATAGGAAAATTTGATCCCATACTCCTCTGATTGGGCATTGGGAGAAGGGAAGACTACCAGGTCGCTGTCATAAAAATTACGATTAGAATAAGCAATCAAATCTTCATGCTGAGAACGGTAGTGCCAACGCAGACGGCGCATCGGGAACAAGGGCAATGAGGCATCGAGAATACTGTCCGTCAGGCTAACCGCGGCCGTATCTTCATCTTCGTCATCATCAGAATCAGCCCGGTCGAAGAAACTGGTTGGTGGTAACTGTTTGGGGTCGCCCACCACCACGATTTGTTTACCCCGCGCAATCACACCCAGAGCATCTTCAGGTTTGACCTGGGAGGCTTCATCCATGACGACCAGATCAAACTCAATTTCTCCGGGCTGAAGATAATTAGCTGCCGACATTGGCCCCATCATAAAGCAGGGTTTGAGCTGGATTAATGCTCTCCCGGCGCGATTAATGAGCTGGCGGATAGGAATATGGCGCATTTTTTTGCCGAGTTCATTTTTAATCAGCGCAAGCTCAGTATATTCTGACTTTTTCCCGCCTGAACTTCCCTGCGGTATCTGGTTACGGGCAATAGTTGAAGCGATTCTCTGACGCTGTAATGACTTCAGTTTCTTGTCGTATATTCGGAAGGTTTGTTGAGAAACAGACCGTTGGTTACCGGAAATACGTACCAGATGTGGATGTGCAGCCACCACCTCACGAGCTAACTGATCGTAAATCGTCATCATCAAGCCAGTTTCGACCTGCTCAATCGGTAACATTCGGCTAAACACGGCATTTTGAATACTTTGCAGACCCTGTTCGCTTATTCCCTTAGCAACACGGTTAAAGTTGAGCCAGCCATTAAGCCAACGGGGTTTGGCAATAGCCTCATCATTACGAGCAATCAGGTCGCCTAAACTATCGTTGCAGCGGAACTGCCACTGCTCAATAT
This region includes:
- a CDS encoding dipeptide ABC transporter ATP-binding protein, with amino-acid sequence MTDIHTTMLHDPDRVLLAENLAVSFRRDNQIFQAVEQLSLSVSHGETLALVGESGSGKSVTSLALMGLIQQAGGEVTGDRWLRRRDGSLFDLGNADQQQLRTIRGADIAMIFQEPMTSLNPVFPVGEQIAESLRLHQGKSASQAWKEARELLERVRIPAAADTMTRYPHQLSGGMRQRVMIAMALSCRPALLIADEPTTALDVTVQAQILNLIRELQKDMHMGVIFITHDMGVVAEMADRVTVMHQGKQVETAPLRQLFQDPQQEYTRALLAAVPTLGAMHGQPLPAKFSLPGDVVAAASSQPDTVKRDAPPVLQVRDLVTRFDIRGGWLNRVERQVHAVEHVSFDLYAGETLALVGESGCGKSTTGRSLLRLVESQGGSITFNGQRIDTLSGSALAHLRRDIQFIFQDPYASLDPRQTVGFSIMEPLLVHNVMNRADAARRAAELLEKVGLLAEHASRYPHEFSGGQRQRICIARALALNPKVVIADESVSALDVSVQAKIINLMMDLQQEFGIAFLFISHDMAVVERISHRVAVMYLGQIVEIGPRQEVFENPRHPYTRKLMAAVPVADPDAPRHLYSTAAEEVPNAIYRRGESPKRVTLIPVSEHHFVADSGHHTH
- a CDS encoding isoaspartyl peptidase/L-asparaginase family protein gives rise to the protein MKTAIAIHGGAGTITRSALSPEKEQLYRQALLDIVSAGQQILTAGGSALDAVTEAVRLLEECPLFNAGKGSVFTHKATHELDACVMDGRTRQAGAVAAVSQVRNPVLAARAVLEHSPHVILAGQGADAFAAEQGLEQVSPDFFSTPERFAQLQQALQNDSILRDHDGASAVASGDPIDPKSKFGTVGAVALDADGNLASATSTGGLTNKRVGRVGDTPLPGAGCYADKQVAVSCTGTGEVFILAQAGYDVSAQINYAGRSLDAACEHLMQTIAELNGEGGLIAIDAAGNIALPFNSEGMYRASAQGDEPPQVAIYRNPPAL
- a CDS encoding acetoin reductase — protein: MARGLKGKTALVTGAAQGIGRGIALRLAEEGVNLALVDLNADKLAAVQQEVAAKGVKTTVFSADVSQRDQVYAAVDHAEQALGGFDVIINNAGIAQVKAIADVQPEDLDRILRINIGGVTWGIQAAAAKFKQRKQKGKIINASSIAGHDGFALLGVYSATKFAVRALTQAAAKEYASAGITVNAYCPGIVGTDMWVEIDQRFSEITGAPVGETYKKYVEGIALGRAQTPDDVAALVSFLASDDSDYITGQAILTDGGIVYR
- a CDS encoding deaminated glutathione amidase is translated as MKVALGQFAVSRDWQENATVCQTLMQQASAAGADLLVMPEAILARDNTQPGYVIDAAQPEDGPFLQSLLAASRGSHLTTIFTQHVPAADHRAVNTLFALRHGDIVARYQKLHLYDAFAVQESARVDAGQQVPPLIEVAGLQVGLMICYDVRFPELARRLALDGADVLVLPSAWLRGPLKERHWELLTTTRALENTCYMVAVGECGPKNIGNSLVADPLGVIIASAGEAPGLLFADIDPQRLSYARQIVPVLENRRFSTPQLSAD
- a CDS encoding M20 family metallopeptidase, which encodes MDSPALQLTRQLLGFNTINPPGDEQACMTFLADWLEQQGFQVTLYPFGEKRFNLIASLPGHGPRAPLAFTGHLDTVPLGNSEWLYDPFGADVCDGRVYGRGSSDMKAAVAAFIHACLGQREAISAGSGVVLLLTGGEETGCDGARALMEQVTLPEVGALIVGEPTANYPVLGHKGALWLRCETRGKTAHGAMPELGINAIYLAADALQKIQHFQVGPDHPLMRKPTLNVGRISGGLNINSVPDSTSFDVDIRTAPNLQHADICQRLHDYLGDSVLMTSLVDLPAVLSDAEWPWVQKVCELSRPYHDQPPEPRIVPYFTDASLLLPALNHPPCLILGPGEPSMAHQTDEYCELEKLAQAETLYAGIIADWMQG
- the deoR gene encoding DNA-binding transcriptional repressor DeoR; translated protein: METKREERIQILLQEIRVSERIHLNNAAELLGVSGMTIRRDLSHYPQQLLLLGGYIVSATRQEPERYFISDQQNQHTEQKQQIALLAASLVGKDDTVFFDCGTTTARIVSAIDAALPFTALCASMNTFLALQEKPACRVILSGGEFHPDNAIFTPVGLHQMLEDFCPTLAFISAAGLDEQQGATCFNVNELPMKHRALQRARRKVLVMDSSKFGKVLPARVAGIEAFEALITDRPLPAELARQLAEFGVNVITPP
- a CDS encoding phosphate-starvation-inducible protein PsiE codes for the protein MKFPGSIHSMVEKGGLVIILLSTIFASLSHVVSMVIDRHITVSDILLLFMYLEFISMTETYWKMGQLPVRMPLYIAMVGIARHLMTEPSDIRPQDIVWYSLAIVLLGVAVLIVRYGHIKFPYKKAEDEET
- a CDS encoding DUF6998 domain-containing protein, with translation MALTQFQIIQSLGKNLEWLQQELSWGVAAQELTHLTGRIGELYTAMFTYGQMAPENNQRGYDVISAGGERISVKTITTSSHVSFNKSTLQFVYRIVILRININALEIDILVDDLLEAVIPQMRDKGNLYSFYTRERAPGRGIRPLDEMEVINEVRFGKYTVT